The Candidatus Neomarinimicrobiota bacterium genome has a segment encoding these proteins:
- a CDS encoding IPT/TIG domain-containing protein has translation MFTHIRYITSLIIVFSLLSCTEESSIWTDPNPTGGPAPLISSIVPDSGFAGSEVIISGENFSSDIDHNMVLFGSVVAVVKEASATELRVQLPMVNDQTVIPKLAVIGSEFWGYWEGETQDTSGNTVDDTLAFTFYKALNALTDTLYWPAGITTGPDSTIYFIVNQSEADWSRGMYSLSQDGNVALVRTSSVLGNLIYETNTDTIWGSNLRRGREMGWISAIPFDGSTSFKKKIKNTVAPSGIDFQQTTGNMFYSSLGYYEMDITPVEDSFDTTITDISGGIYWEPIPGRIFVGTAISDTTLGIKVADYSRPTSCKIMGDYLYVTQAGHTEGAAISRNQIIGETLGETEVVLDEFENVYALEFDIDGNLYFVPDGSSTLYRYTMDTGDLVEFFPNDIVPTANYMAWDGINLLLVYSNISDDFEVTSATDPGMIQQVYIGTTGYRQ, from the coding sequence ATGTTTACACACATTCGATATATCACATCTTTGATCATCGTATTTAGCCTGTTAAGCTGTACTGAAGAAAGCTCGATATGGACAGATCCTAATCCCACAGGTGGCCCCGCACCACTTATCTCAAGTATTGTGCCTGATTCAGGATTTGCTGGCAGTGAAGTGATTATCTCTGGAGAGAATTTCTCATCAGATATAGATCACAATATGGTACTTTTCGGATCTGTTGTTGCCGTTGTGAAAGAAGCTTCAGCTACTGAGCTTAGGGTGCAGTTGCCCATGGTAAATGATCAAACGGTAATCCCAAAGCTTGCAGTTATCGGGAGTGAATTCTGGGGTTATTGGGAAGGCGAAACTCAGGATACTTCAGGCAATACCGTTGATGATACTCTGGCCTTTACTTTTTATAAGGCATTGAATGCCCTTACTGATACGCTTTATTGGCCAGCTGGTATTACTACCGGACCTGATTCCACAATTTACTTCATCGTGAATCAGAGCGAAGCTGATTGGAGTCGGGGGATGTACAGTCTTAGTCAGGACGGCAATGTCGCTTTAGTCAGAACCTCCTCAGTTCTCGGGAATTTAATATACGAAACAAATACGGATACTATCTGGGGTTCAAACCTGAGAAGAGGGCGTGAAATGGGGTGGATTTCTGCAATTCCGTTTGATGGTTCTACCAGTTTTAAAAAGAAAATTAAAAATACAGTTGCGCCTTCAGGTATAGACTTTCAACAAACCACTGGAAATATGTTTTATTCAAGTCTGGGTTATTACGAAATGGATATTACACCAGTCGAAGACAGTTTTGATACCACCATAACAGATATCTCAGGTGGGATCTATTGGGAGCCAATCCCAGGTCGAATATTTGTTGGGACTGCCATATCAGATACGACTCTCGGGATCAAAGTGGCAGATTATTCAAGACCAACCAGTTGTAAAATAATGGGTGACTATCTCTATGTGACCCAAGCAGGGCACACAGAAGGTGCTGCTATCAGTCGCAATCAAATCATCGGTGAAACACTGGGTGAGACAGAGGTGGTCCTGGATGAATTTGAAAATGTGTATGCTCTCGAATTTGATATCGATGGTAATTTGTACTTTGTACCAGATGGAAGTAGTACACTCTATCGGTATACCATGGACACCGGTGATCTGGTAGAGTTTTTCCCCAACGATATCGTACCAACAGCCAATTATATGGCCTGGGATGGGATAAATCTCCTCTTGGTGTATTCAAATATCTCGGATGATTTTGAAGTGACTTCTGCTACTGATCCTGGCATGATCCAGCAGGTTTACATTGGTACAACTGGATACAGGCAATAG
- a CDS encoding TonB-dependent receptor, producing MTVNLSFGASSGKVAGKVIDETTGEGLPGANVMVLERWNGTNVIPVPRVIGAATDVEGDYYLINLAPGIYNISCNMIGYANKKNEKIVVYSNRTTSVDFGMVAATLEGEEIVVLADREVIKLDVSASQIHIRAEDIAALPLEGIDEILTTQLGVSAESNASGSGFSIRGGGINETNVIVDGVSLMNDRTQVALSNISMSSIEEIEILSGGFNAEFGSVRSGIVNIITREGQDQLELHGDVRFSPPARKHFGPSPYAPDGPFWTVYAGDKAFEGITREDVESGDYPFEFIGWNQVALNNARDNIESNDYTPQEALEIWKWRHREIEYGNEPDVVADITLTGPTPIKGLHFMYSQRLENTQYYLPFSRKAYFNSVSQLKLNYRLNNKIKLQILNLYSYEDGVGGGSVYGASPAVLNGSSGSVYTMSYMANSPTNIWAEGAYNPIQNYTYVGGLQMSYIFNPSSYMDIGMEYTKDKTVQEPLDDRDTTLIHFIAGVGYDEGPRGHLGDGAEQWDQQNQSILGGLGRGQNHSTYEGLRLHATYVSQINKQNQIKAGFDLSYTQFKERELQNSGGGIYSYEEAPTQWIYYTEDPLKGSAFIQDRLEYEGLIANFGLRMDYYDPRNKPFNLNDPFNSPYTLGYFLGDNTFDSLRTDEKTATFVLSPRLGISHPISAEAKIYFNYGHFYQVAQPRYYFNVKPGGVQIIPNLSLDFPKTIQYEIGYEHSIAKQYLVHLGAYYKDVSNEVVALEIRNGQLGAGDIQIATWANNQYRDIRAVEFRIEKNMGKWFTFYTTFEYLASSTGRTGEIGIYEDPLLYYEASLLYDQIRTDPIPSVSANLNFMTPSKYGRKIAGVYPLGGWQASIITSWSDGGKFILDETAALSTRHWLESVDWTNTDLSIEKTTLLGNRNFVIYATISNLFNEKRLTNVERYPTYLSSLKLPHETGDQHGDDQYGIYDQDYLELGWYTWTQFLNPRDIFIGMRFSF from the coding sequence ATGACTGTAAATCTCAGCTTTGGCGCCAGTAGTGGTAAGGTCGCCGGTAAAGTTATTGATGAAACAACGGGTGAAGGGTTGCCCGGTGCCAATGTTATGGTTTTAGAACGTTGGAATGGCACAAATGTCATTCCCGTGCCAAGAGTGATTGGTGCTGCAACTGATGTAGAGGGTGACTATTATTTGATCAATCTTGCACCCGGTATATATAATATTTCCTGTAATATGATTGGTTATGCGAACAAAAAAAATGAGAAAATCGTCGTCTATTCCAATCGAACAACTTCAGTTGATTTCGGAATGGTTGCCGCAACTCTGGAAGGTGAAGAAATTGTGGTGCTTGCAGATCGTGAAGTGATCAAGCTGGATGTTTCAGCAAGTCAAATACATATCAGAGCTGAAGATATAGCTGCACTACCCCTAGAGGGTATCGATGAAATATTAACCACTCAGTTAGGTGTTTCAGCAGAATCAAATGCATCTGGTTCTGGTTTTAGTATTCGAGGTGGTGGCATTAATGAAACGAATGTCATTGTTGATGGTGTCTCGCTAATGAATGATCGTACTCAGGTTGCTCTGTCCAATATCAGCATGTCTTCCATTGAAGAAATTGAAATATTATCAGGTGGATTTAACGCTGAGTTTGGTTCGGTGCGTTCAGGTATTGTGAACATCATTACCAGGGAGGGGCAGGATCAACTTGAGTTGCATGGGGACGTACGTTTCAGTCCACCTGCCAGAAAACATTTTGGACCAAGTCCTTATGCGCCTGATGGTCCCTTTTGGACTGTCTATGCCGGGGATAAAGCTTTTGAAGGAATCACGAGAGAAGATGTAGAGTCTGGAGACTATCCATTTGAGTTTATTGGGTGGAATCAGGTCGCGCTTAATAACGCTAGAGATAATATTGAATCGAATGACTACACCCCTCAGGAAGCACTGGAAATCTGGAAATGGCGACATCGTGAAATCGAATATGGGAATGAACCTGATGTAGTGGCTGACATTACGCTTACTGGGCCAACACCTATCAAGGGGCTACATTTCATGTATTCACAAAGGCTTGAGAATACGCAGTATTATTTGCCATTCAGCCGTAAAGCCTATTTCAATTCGGTTAGTCAATTAAAATTAAACTATCGTCTGAACAATAAGATCAAACTACAAATCTTAAATCTTTATAGCTACGAAGATGGTGTGGGGGGGGGCAGTGTTTATGGCGCTTCTCCAGCAGTTCTAAATGGAAGTAGCGGATCAGTTTATACCATGTCTTACATGGCAAATTCACCCACAAATATTTGGGCTGAAGGAGCCTATAATCCAATCCAAAACTATACCTACGTCGGTGGATTACAAATGTCCTATATCTTCAATCCGTCAAGTTATATGGATATTGGAATGGAATATACCAAAGATAAGACAGTCCAGGAACCACTGGATGATCGGGATACGACCTTGATCCATTTTATTGCTGGGGTTGGATATGATGAAGGCCCTCGAGGTCACTTGGGTGATGGAGCGGAACAATGGGATCAGCAGAATCAATCCATTTTGGGAGGCTTAGGTCGCGGACAAAATCATTCGACGTATGAGGGGCTTAGACTCCATGCTACTTATGTATCTCAAATCAATAAACAAAATCAAATCAAAGCTGGATTTGACTTAAGCTATACCCAATTTAAAGAACGAGAGTTGCAAAATAGTGGTGGTGGCATTTATTCATACGAAGAAGCTCCTACCCAATGGATCTACTATACTGAAGACCCACTCAAGGGTAGCGCTTTTATCCAGGATCGCCTTGAATATGAGGGGCTCATTGCAAATTTTGGATTGAGAATGGATTACTATGATCCTCGAAATAAACCTTTTAATCTGAATGATCCTTTTAATTCCCCCTATACTTTAGGCTACTTCCTTGGCGATAATACTTTTGATTCTCTCAGAACTGATGAAAAAACAGCTACATTTGTTTTAAGTCCTCGATTGGGTATTTCCCATCCGATTTCTGCTGAGGCTAAAATTTATTTTAACTATGGGCATTTTTATCAAGTGGCACAGCCCAGGTACTATTTTAACGTGAAACCCGGGGGTGTTCAGATTATCCCCAATCTCAGCCTCGATTTTCCGAAAACTATTCAGTATGAGATCGGTTATGAGCACAGTATTGCGAAACAATACCTGGTACATCTGGGTGCGTACTATAAAGATGTTTCGAATGAAGTGGTTGCTTTGGAAATTCGTAATGGACAGTTGGGAGCAGGCGATATTCAGATCGCAACCTGGGCGAACAATCAATATAGGGATATTCGGGCTGTCGAATTCCGAATTGAAAAGAACATGGGTAAGTGGTTTACGTTCTATACCACTTTTGAATACCTGGCCAGTAGTACGGGCAGAACTGGAGAGATTGGAATCTATGAAGACCCCCTTCTCTATTATGAAGCCAGCCTCCTCTATGATCAGATTAGAACAGATCCGATTCCATCAGTATCTGCAAACCTGAATTTTATGACGCCGAGCAAATATGGTCGCAAAATAGCGGGTGTCTATCCACTGGGAGGGTGGCAAGCAAGCATCATCACTTCCTGGTCTGATGGTGGAAAATTTATTTTGGATGAAACAGCAGCATTGTCCACCAGACATTGGCTTGAATCAGTTGACTGGACAAATACAGATCTTTCAATTGAAAAAACAACACTCCTTGGCAATCGTAATTTTGTCATCTACGCCACGATCTCAAATCTGTTTAATGAAAAAAGACTGACCAATGTTGAACGTTACCCAACCTATCTCTCATCTTTAAAACTACCTCATGAAACAGGTGATCAGCACGGTGATGATCAATACGGTATTTATGACCAGGATTATCTGGAGCTGGGGTGGTACACTTGGACCCAGTTCTTGAATCCACGCGACATATTTATTGGTATGCGGTTCTCATTTTAA